In bacterium, the DNA window CTCGTCCCCGCCGTGCTCCTCGTCGCCGCCGCCGCGTTCGCCTCGGAGGGCGGCGGCCACGAGGCGATGCCGCTCGACAAGATCCTCTGGGAGATGGGGATCAAGGTCCTCGATGTCGCGATCATCGCCTTCTTCGCGTTCAAGTACCTCTCCAAGCCGATCACGCAGGCGATGGCCGCGCGCAGCGACGCGGTCCGCGCCGCCGTCGAGGAGGCCACCGCCGGCCGGCGCGCCGCGGAGGCCCGCCTCGCCGAGTTCCAGGCGAAGGCCGCCGGGCTCGAGGCCGAGATCGAGGCCATGCGCGTGCAGGCCTCGGCCGACATGGAGCGCGAGCGCGCGCTGCTCATCGAGGAGGGCCGCACGGCCTCCGAGCGCATCGCCCAGCACGCGCGCGACACGATCCGCCAGGAGGTCGCCAAGGCGCGGGCCGAATTGCACCGCGAGGCGGCGCAGCTGGCCGTGCAGGCGGCCACCGCGAGCGTGAAGGCCCAGATCACCGCGGCGGACCACCAGCGCATCCTCGACGAGTACGCTGCGTCGCTCGAGGGCGGCCGATGATCTCGCGCACGGTCAGCCGCCGCTACGCCAAGTCGCTCGTGGCCGTCGCGCTCGAGCGGGGCGCCGCGCTCGAGCAGGTCCTGACCGACCTCGAGAACGCCGCCGCCTTCCTCGCCGACCAGCCGCGCATTCTCGAGCTCTTCACCAACCCGATGCTCCCGCTCAACCGGCGCCTGGAGGCGCTCGAGCGCTTCCTCGGCGCCTCGCAGCTGCAGCCGCTGAACCAGAACTTCCTGCGGCTGCTCCTGCGCAAGGGCCGGATCGAGATCCTCGGCGACGTGGTCGAGGAGTTCCGCGCCCTGGCCGACGCCCAGGCCGGCATCATCCGCGCCAGCGTCACCTCCGCCGCCGCGCTCGCCGACGACGTCGTCGAGCTGATCCGCTCGCGGCTGGCCACGCGCTTCGGCAAGAAGGTCATCCTCTCGCTCGCCGTCGAGCCCGAGCTCATCGGCGGGCTGGTGGTCAAGGCGGGCAGCCTGACGTTCGACGGCGCCATCCGCTCGCAGCTCAGGGCCATTCAAAGTCAACTCCTGGAAGGAGTGTCCCTCTCATGATGATCAAGCCCGAAGAGATCAGCCAGGTCCTCAAGTCCGAGATCGAGGCCTTCGAGAAGAGCGTCGCGGTCGAGGAGACCGGGACCGTCCTGTCCGTCGGCGACGGCATCGCGCGGGTCTACGGCTGCGAGAAGGTCATGTACGGCGAGCTGCTCGAGTTCCCGGGCGGCATCTTCGGTCTGGCGATGAACCTCGAGGAGCACAGCGTCGGGGTCGTGCTCCTCGGCGACGACCGCGCCATCAAGGAGGGTGACGAGGTCCGCCGCACCAAGCGGATCATGGAGGTCCCCGTCGGCGACGCGCTCGTCGGCCGCGTGGTCAACGCGCTCGGCCAGCCGATCGACGGCAAGGGGCCGATCGCGGCCAAGGAGTTCTTCCCGGTCGAGCGGCTCGCCCCCGGCGTCATCGACCGCGCGCCCGTCAAGGAGCCGCTCCAGACCGGCATCAAGGCCATCGACGGCATGATCCCGATCGGCCGCGGCCAGCGCGAGCTGATCATCGGCGACCGCCAGACCGGCAAGACCGCCATCGCCATCGACACGATCCTCAACCAGAAGGGCGGGGACGTCATCTGCATCTACGTCGCGATCGGCCAGAAGGCCTCGACGGTCGCCGGCGTCGTCAAGACCCTCGAGGACTACGGCGCGATGGACTACTCGATCGTCGTCGCGGCCAACGCCTCCGACCCCGCGCCGCTGCAGTACCTCGCGCCCTACTCGGGCTGCGCGATGGGCGAGTACTTCCGCGACACCAAGCGCCACGCCCTGATCATCTACGACGACCTCTCCAAGCAGGCCGCGGCCTACCGCCAGCTCTCCCTGCTGCTGCGCCGCCCCCCCGGCCGCGAGGCCTACCCGGGCGACGTCTTCTACCTGCACTCGCGCCTGCTCGAGCGCGCCTCGAAGCTCAACCAGGAGAAAGGCGGCGGCTCGCTCACCGCGCTGCCGATCATCGAGACGCAGGCCGGCGACGTCTCGGCCTACATCCCGACGAACGTCATCTCCATCACCGACGGCCAGATCTTCCTCGAGGCCAACCTCTTCTACTCCGGCATCAAGCCCGCGATCAACGTCGGCATCTCCGTCTCGCGCGTCGGCGGCAGCGCCCAGGTCAAGGGCATGAAGAAGGTCGCCGGGCGCCTGCGCCTCGACCTGGCCCAGTACCGCGAGATGGCGGCCTTCGCGCAGTTCGGCTCGGAGCTCGACGCGGCCACGCAGGCCCAGCTCAACCGCGGCCAGCGCATGGTCGAGGCCCTCAAGCAGGACCAGTACCAGCCGATGCCCGTCGAGCGGCAGATCGTGACGATCTTCGCCGGCACCAACGGCTACTTCGACACGCTCCCGGCGAACAGGGTCCGCGACTTCGAGAAGGCGCTGCTCGACCATATCGACACCGCCGCCCCGGAAGTCTACCGCGAGATCCTCGAGAAAAAGGAACTCGCCGGGGACGCCGAGAAGAAGCTGCGCGCGCTGATCGAGACCTTCAAGGGGACGTTCGCCGCCTAGCGCGGCCGCGCTCGGACCAGGGACCCGGGGAGAGACGGCGATGGCGAGCCTCCGCGACATCCGGCGGCGGATCAAGAGCGTCAAGAACACGCAGCAGATCACCAAGGCCATGAAGATGGTCTCGGCGGCGAAGCTGCGCCGCGCCCAGGAGCGGGCGCTGGCGTACCGCGACTACGCCGACGGCGTCCGGGAGGTGGCCGTGCACCTGGCCGAGCTCGGCGGCGCCGAGGGCAACCCGCTCGCCGAGAGCCGGGAGACGAAGCAGATCGACCTGATCGTCGTGACCTCCGACAAGGGGCTCTGCGGCAGCTTCAACTCCAACGTGCTCAACGCCGCCTCGCGCTTCATCCGCGAGCGCGCCGGCATGCCGGTCGGCGTCGTGGCCGTCGGCAAGAAGTCCCGCGACTTCGCGCGCCGCCGCGGCTGGGAGATCGCCGGGGAGCACCTCGACACCTTCCGCGGGGTCAACCGCGCCCTTGCCGTCGCCATCGCGGGGCAGGCCACCGGCCGCTTCCTCGAGGGGCAGAGCGACGAGGTCTGGCTGCTCTACAACGAGTTCGTCTCGGTCATCGCGCAGAAGGTCGTCCTGCGCCGCCTCCTGCCGCTCGAGGGGGCGGGGGAAGGAGAGGCCGCGGGAGACGCGATCTTCGAGCCCGACCGCGCCAGCATCGCCGCCCAGCTCTTTCCCGAGCTGGTCACGAGCCAGGTCTTCCGCGCCCTGCTTGAGAGCTCCGCGAGCGAGCACGGCGCGCGCATGGCCGCGATGGACGCCGCCTCGC includes these proteins:
- a CDS encoding ATP synthase F0 subunit B, whose translation is MRRLRSAAALVPAVLLVAAAAFASEGGGHEAMPLDKILWEMGIKVLDVAIIAFFAFKYLSKPITQAMAARSDAVRAAVEEATAGRRAAEARLAEFQAKAAGLEAEIEAMRVQASADMERERALLIEEGRTASERIAQHARDTIRQEVAKARAELHREAAQLAVQAATASVKAQITAADHQRILDEYAASLEGGR
- the atpH gene encoding ATP synthase F1 subunit delta codes for the protein MISRTVSRRYAKSLVAVALERGAALEQVLTDLENAAAFLADQPRILELFTNPMLPLNRRLEALERFLGASQLQPLNQNFLRLLLRKGRIEILGDVVEEFRALADAQAGIIRASVTSAAALADDVVELIRSRLATRFGKKVILSLAVEPELIGGLVVKAGSLTFDGAIRSQLRAIQSQLLEGVSLS
- the atpA gene encoding F0F1 ATP synthase subunit alpha, which gives rise to MMIKPEEISQVLKSEIEAFEKSVAVEETGTVLSVGDGIARVYGCEKVMYGELLEFPGGIFGLAMNLEEHSVGVVLLGDDRAIKEGDEVRRTKRIMEVPVGDALVGRVVNALGQPIDGKGPIAAKEFFPVERLAPGVIDRAPVKEPLQTGIKAIDGMIPIGRGQRELIIGDRQTGKTAIAIDTILNQKGGDVICIYVAIGQKASTVAGVVKTLEDYGAMDYSIVVAANASDPAPLQYLAPYSGCAMGEYFRDTKRHALIIYDDLSKQAAAYRQLSLLLRRPPGREAYPGDVFYLHSRLLERASKLNQEKGGGSLTALPIIETQAGDVSAYIPTNVISITDGQIFLEANLFYSGIKPAINVGISVSRVGGSAQVKGMKKVAGRLRLDLAQYREMAAFAQFGSELDAATQAQLNRGQRMVEALKQDQYQPMPVERQIVTIFAGTNGYFDTLPANRVRDFEKALLDHIDTAAPEVYREILEKKELAGDAEKKLRALIETFKGTFAA
- the atpG gene encoding ATP synthase F1 subunit gamma, which encodes MASLRDIRRRIKSVKNTQQITKAMKMVSAAKLRRAQERALAYRDYADGVREVAVHLAELGGAEGNPLAESRETKQIDLIVVTSDKGLCGSFNSNVLNAASRFIRERAGMPVGVVAVGKKSRDFARRRGWEIAGEHLDTFRGVNRALAVAIAGQATGRFLEGQSDEVWLLYNEFVSVIAQKVVLRRLLPLEGAGEGEAAGDAIFEPDRASIAAQLFPELVTSQVFRALLESSASEHGARMAAMDAASRNAGEMIAKLTLTYNRARQAVITKELIEVVSGADALAG